From Thermodesulfovibrionales bacterium:
GAATAAAAGAAACTATCAGGCAGCAAAGACAAATAATTTGACTGCTGACTGGATTGTAAACAATCTAACTGCTGATGAAATTCTCAGATATTCCCTTCAGAGATTAAGAGACCGTTCAAGAGATTTAGAACGTAACAATGACTACATGAAGAACTTTCTTAGAAAACTTGAAAACAATGTTATAGGTCCTAAAGGAATAGTTTTACAAAGCAAGGCTAAGTTTAAAATTACTGGCGAGTTAGACATAAAAACAAACATGCAGATAGAAAAGTCATGGCAGGAATGGGGAAAGCATTATGCATCAGTATGTGGGCAGCTTTCCCTCAGAGACATCAACAAATTAATTCTTAGATCAGTCGCAAGAGACGGTGAAGTCTTAATCAGGAAAATCAAAGGCTATGATAACCCATTCGGGTTTGCCCTTCAAATTTTAGAAGCAGATATGCTTGATGAAAAACTTAATGAAGAACTCCCAGATGGCAACAGAATCGTTATGGGAGTTGAAAAAAATAAATTCGGAAAACCTATTGCATACTGGC
This genomic window contains:
- a CDS encoding phage portal protein produces the protein NKRNYQAAKTNNLTADWIVNNLTADEILRYSLQRLRDRSRDLERNNDYMKNFLRKLENNVIGPKGIVLQSKAKFKITGELDIKTNMQIEKSWQEWGKHYASVCGQLSLRDINKLILRSVARDGEVLIRKIKGYDNPFGFALQILEADMLDEKLNEELPDGNRIVMGVEKNKFGKPIAYWLLERHPGDKYYASNKHIRIPANEIIHLFIKERPTQTRGIPWAASAIMKLRMLGAYEEAEVVAARVSAAKMGFFKESVEGIPYTT